In Oryctolagus cuniculus chromosome X, mOryCun1.1, whole genome shotgun sequence, a single window of DNA contains:
- the SOX3 gene encoding transcription factor SOX-3, protein MQPAQDNASGASTRRVPADSARSTSASLPFPSAPLALRPPSAPPTESPSIFNVAAPTPGAPSPPATLAHLLPAPAMYSLLETELKNPVGPPTPAAGTGGPAATGGAGKSSANAAGGANAGGGSNGGGNGGGGGSDQDRVKRPMNAFMVWSRGQRRKMALENPKMHNSEISKRLGADWKLLTDAEKRPFIDEAKRLRAVHMKEYPDYKYRPRRKTKTLLKKDKYSLPGGLLPPGAAAAAAAAAAAAAASSPVGVGQRLDTYTHVNGWANGAYSLVQEQLGYAQPPSMSSPPPPPALPQMHRYDMAGLQYSPMMPPGAQSYMNAAAAAAAASGYGGMAPSAAAAAAAAYGQQPATAAAAAAAAAAMSLGPMGSVVKSEPSSPPPAIASHSQRACLGDLRDMISMYLPPGGDAADAASPLPGGRLHGVHQHYQGAGTAVNGTVPLTHI, encoded by the coding sequence ATGCAACCAGCTCAAGACAACGCATCAGGTGCGAGTACGCGGCGGGTTCCTGCTGACTCGGCGCGGAGCACTTCGGCAAGTCTGCCCTTCCCTTCCGCCCCACTGGCCCTCCGGCCCCCAAGCGCCCCTCCGACGGAGTCTCCCAGCATTTTCAACGTGGCCGCTCCAACCCCGGGAGCGCCTTCTCCTCCCGCCACCCTGGCGCACCTTCTTCCCGCCCCGGCAATGTACAGCCTGCTGGAGACTGAGCTCAAGAACCCCGTGGGGCCACCCACCCCGGCGGCGGGCACTGGAGGTCCCGCAGCCACGGGCGGCGCGGGCAAAAGTAGCGCGAACGCAGCCGGCGGTGCGAACGCGGGCGGCGGCAGCAACGGTGGTGGGAACGGCGGTGGCGGGGGCAGTGACCAGGACCGCGTGAAGCGCCCCATGAACGCCTTCATGGTGTGGTCCCGCGGGCAGCGGCGCAAGATGGCCCTAGAGAACCCCAAGATGCACAACTCCGAGATCAGCAAGCGTTTGGGTGCCGACTGGAAACTCCTGACCGACGCCGAGAAGCGACCGTTCATCGACGAAGCCAAGCGACTGCGCGCGGTACACATGAAGGAGTACCCGGACTACAAGTACCGGCCACGCCGCAAGACCAAGACGCTGCTCAAGAAAGATAAGTACTCGTTGCCCGGCGGCCTGCTGCCCCCCGGCGCTGCGGCCGCCGCTGCTGcagcggccgccgcggccgccgccagcAGCCCGGTGGGCGTGGGCCAGCGCCTGGACACGTACACACACGTGAACGGCTGGGCCAACGGCGCGTACTCGCTGgtgcaggagcagctgggctacGCGCAGCCCCCGAGCATGAgcagcccgccgccgccgcccgcactGCCGCAGATGCACCGCTACGACATGGCCGGCCTGCAGTACAGCCCCATGATGCCACCCGGCGCCCAGAGCTACATGAACGccgcggccgcggccgccgcTGCCTCGGGCTACGGGGGCATGGCGCcctcagccgccgccgccgccgccgctgcctaCGGGCAGCAgcccgccaccgccgccgccgctgccgccgccgccgccgccatgaGCCTGGGCCCCATGGGCTCGGTGGTGAAGTCGGAACCCAGCTCGCCGCCGCCCGCCATCGCATCGCACTCACAGCGCGCGTGTCTTGGCGACCTGCGCGACATGATCAGCATGTACCTGCCACCCGGTGGGGACGCGGCCGACGCCGCCTCTCCGCTGCCGGGCGGCCGCCTGCACGGCGTGCACCAGCACTACCAGGGTGCCGGGACTGCCGTCAATGGAACGGTGCCGCTGACCCACATCTGA